ACTACACTCTTCGCAACATAATCAATCATTTTATTTGCTTTTTTACCAGCTTCATCTTCAGTAACGCCTACAAATAGCATGGAAGCAATATCATCATCCTGAATTAATACAATTTTTCCATGGAATTCGTTATCAACACCCTCAATAAATTCTAAATCTGCGGATGCATCCACTATCATCTTTATTACACCATCTTTATTGGTACTACGCACATACTTTTTCCCAATTTTAAAGTCATCTGAATCAGAATCATCCAGCATATCCTGCAGATCGTCTAAATCCTCAACCTCTTCCAAATCAATATCTTCAACATTTGAACTTGCAAATATGATGTACTCCTCGAAGTTGAATAGCATATAGACATCGGATAGCGTATCCATATAATAGGACTTATCCTTCTTCACATCCTCGATACTTGCTAAATCCTTTACAGAAGTAGCTTCCTCCAGATACTCTTCTGGAACCTCAAAGATTAATCCATTCACGCTTTTGACTTTCTTAAAATCACTGTTTCTTTTCTCATTGTAAACTGCTAATGCCTTTGAACATCCCGTCAGTAATAAACTAACGATACATGTTGCCAATAGTAGTTTAACTGTTCTTCTTATAGTGCCCTTTGGCATATTCCCACCCTTTCTTCTTTCGTAAATATACAGTTCATAAGTATAGCATTTCCATATTTTTTATAGTATAGGTATTATTTCCTATATCGCAGTCACAATCCCTTTGTTTTACCGTATTCATAATGCAAAATAAAAAGCAATCGCAAAACCATTTTCTCGATTCTGCGACTGCCTTTACTATGATTGTTATTATATTCCTTGACTGCTATTTGATGATATAATGAAGCATTATATTACACCTGGACTAACTTCTCTTCTGTAAAACGTTTGATATTAGAGGTATTCACGTATTTTTTCACAGTACCCCCTTTAATCTCCAGCAGAGTAGGTGCCTGCATAACGCTGTATTCCCTTGCCAAATCCGGATTATCCTCAGCATCAATGACAGTATATTCAAAGCCCGTCAGATATTGTTTTGCAATCGGACAATTCGGGCAGGTCTTTGTGGTGAACAGGTATAATCCATCTTCCAATTGATTAGCTACATCCATCTTTACATCGGGAGTCTGCTGGCTATCTTTTATCTGCATGGTTCTGGAATGATTCGTGTCATATAATTTACGGTTCTTATATTCCTGAGCCTTTCCTTCATTCCAGTTCTGAACCGGGCGATAATATCCAGTGATACGGCTATATACTTCTGCTTTTTCACCACAATGAGGACAGGTAAACTGCTCTCCTACCAGATATCCATGAGTTTTACATACAGAATAGGTAGGTGACATCGTGTAGTATGGAAGCTTGTAATTATTAGCGATAGTACGTACCAGCTTTGCAGCTGCTTCCCAATCCGGTAGCTTTTCACCAAGGAAAGCATGGAATACTGTACCCGAAGTGTAAAGTGTCTGGAGCTCATCCTGAATATCCAATGCCTCAAAAATGTCTTCCGTATATCCAACCGGTAAATGTGAGCTATTTGTATAATAAGGAGTATCTCCCGGTTTCCCTGCTGTTTTAATATCAGGCCAACGCTTACGATCCTCTTTTGCTAAGCGATAGGTAGTAGATTCTGCCGGTGTTGCTTCCAGATTATAAAGGTCACCATATTGCTCCTGATAATCGGAAAGACGCTCTCTCATATGGTTCAAAGTCTTAATTGCAAAATTCTTCGTTTTCTCATGAGTCATATCCTCACCAAGCCATTTCGCATTTAATCCAACTTCGTTCATACCAATTAATCCGATGGTAGAGAAATGACTTTCGAAGGTGCCCAAATAGCGTTTGGTATAAGGATACAAGCCTTCTTCTAATAGTTTCGATATAACATCTCTCTTCACTTTTAAGGAACGCGCTGAAATATCCATCATGCGATCCAGACGTTCAAAGAACTCTTCTTCACTCTCTGCCAGATAGGCAATACGTGGCATATTGATTGTAACAACGCCCACAGAACCTGTGCTTTCACCAGAACCAAAGAAGCCACCAGTCTTCTTACGAAGTTCACGAAGATCCAGACGTAATCTGCAGCACATGGAACGGATATCACTGGGTTCCATATCACTATTGATATAATTTGAAAAGTAAGGTGTACCATACTTTGCAGTCATTTCAAACAGTAATCGATTATTCTCTGTATCGGACCAATCGAAATCCTTGGTAATGGAATAGGTCGGAATCGGATACTGGAAGCCTCTTCCGTTGGCATCTCCTTCAATCATGATTTCAATGAATGCCTTGTTCACCATGTCCATTTCTTTCTTACAATCCTTGTACTTGAAGTCCACTTCCTTACCACCAATAATACAAGGCAGTTCAGCAAGATCATTGGGAACTGTCCAGTCAAGTGTTATATTTGAAAATGGTGCCTGAGTTCCCCATCGACTGGGAGTATTTACTCCATATACAAATGATTGAATACATTGCTTCACTTCTTTATATGACAAATTGTCAATTTTAACAAAAGGTGCTAAATAGGTATCAAAGGAAGAAAATGCCTGAGCACCTGCCCATTCATTTTGCATAATTCCAAGGAAATTAACCATCTGATTGCAAAGAGTTGATAAATGGCTTGCCGGAGAAGAGGTTATCTTGCCCGGAATACCACCCAAGCCTTCCTTAATTAACTGCTTTAAGGACCAGCCGGCACAATAACCTGTCAACATGGACAAGTCATGGATATGAATATCTGCATTACGATGTGCATTGGCAATCTCTTCATCATATATTTCAGACAGCCAGTAATTCGCTGTGATTGCACCTGAGTTATGTAATATTAATCCGCCCACAGAATAAGTAACAGTAGAGTTTTCCTTTACTCTCCAGTCTTCTTCCTTAACATAATTATTCACAATTTCTTTATAATCTAATATTGTGGATTTCATGTTACGGATTTTCTCTCTGTTCTTACGATACAGAATATAGGCTTTCGCCACATCCGTATATCCAGTCTGCTCTAATACATTTTCCACACTATCTTGAATGTCTTCAACGTGAATCAGCTCATCCTTGATCTTTTTCTGGAAATCAGAGGTTACGCGAAGTGATAATAAACTGATAATCTCCTCAGTATAAAATTTCTCCGTTGCTTTGAAAGCCTTAGTAATCGCATCACTGATTTTCTTTAGGTTGAATTCGGCAACCTGACCGTCTCTTTTGACTACATTAATCATATGTAACTGACTCCCTTCCCGCTTCTCTCTCTTAGGTTTTAATCCGTTATAACCCTATGCTTCAATACTATCAGAAAATGGTTTTTTAGTCAATATAAAAATACTAGATATATGCGGACATTTTTTGTCTCACACTATATCTAGTATTTGCAACTCATCCATTTACTTACTGAAATATCTACATTTTAGCAGTA
The nucleotide sequence above comes from Variimorphobacter saccharofermentans. Encoded proteins:
- a CDS encoding ribonucleoside triphosphate reductase, whose product is MINVVKRDGQVAEFNLKKISDAITKAFKATEKFYTEEIISLLSLRVTSDFQKKIKDELIHVEDIQDSVENVLEQTGYTDVAKAYILYRKNREKIRNMKSTILDYKEIVNNYVKEEDWRVKENSTVTYSVGGLILHNSGAITANYWLSEIYDEEIANAHRNADIHIHDLSMLTGYCAGWSLKQLIKEGLGGIPGKITSSPASHLSTLCNQMVNFLGIMQNEWAGAQAFSSFDTYLAPFVKIDNLSYKEVKQCIQSFVYGVNTPSRWGTQAPFSNITLDWTVPNDLAELPCIIGGKEVDFKYKDCKKEMDMVNKAFIEIMIEGDANGRGFQYPIPTYSITKDFDWSDTENNRLLFEMTAKYGTPYFSNYINSDMEPSDIRSMCCRLRLDLRELRKKTGGFFGSGESTGSVGVVTINMPRIAYLAESEEEFFERLDRMMDISARSLKVKRDVISKLLEEGLYPYTKRYLGTFESHFSTIGLIGMNEVGLNAKWLGEDMTHEKTKNFAIKTLNHMRERLSDYQEQYGDLYNLEATPAESTTYRLAKEDRKRWPDIKTAGKPGDTPYYTNSSHLPVGYTEDIFEALDIQDELQTLYTSGTVFHAFLGEKLPDWEAAAKLVRTIANNYKLPYYTMSPTYSVCKTHGYLVGEQFTCPHCGEKAEVYSRITGYYRPVQNWNEGKAQEYKNRKLYDTNHSRTMQIKDSQQTPDVKMDVANQLEDGLYLFTTKTCPNCPIAKQYLTGFEYTVIDAEDNPDLAREYSVMQAPTLLEIKGGTVKKYVNTSNIKRFTEEKLVQV